In the genome of Carnobacterium viridans, one region contains:
- the fghA gene encoding S-formylglutathione hydrolase codes for MVVEQLEMHLSFQGEQRKYRHFSKVLNCDMVFSLYLPPLYEEKKLSLIWWLSGLTCTDDNFSQKSGFQKTAADQAVAVIIPDTSPRGENVPDDEGWDLGKGASFYLNATENPWVENYQMHTYLTEELPQIVHSLIPHFSGKESIMGHSMGGHGAIMMGLKEPGRFASISAFAPILNPAKVPWGKKAFTAYLGSDESSWQEWDSTSLIEQAEKVPPILITQGTSDNFYDVQLQESEFLKAAGDKPVFYQSEKGYDHSYFTIATFIEEHIQFHVNELKK; via the coding sequence ATGGTTGTCGAACAGCTTGAAATGCATCTCTCTTTTCAAGGAGAGCAACGCAAATACCGTCATTTTTCCAAAGTATTAAATTGTGATATGGTATTTAGCCTGTACTTGCCGCCGTTGTATGAAGAAAAGAAATTATCGCTTATTTGGTGGTTATCAGGATTGACTTGTACAGATGATAATTTTAGTCAAAAAAGCGGCTTTCAAAAAACTGCTGCGGATCAGGCAGTTGCCGTGATTATTCCGGATACTTCTCCACGGGGGGAAAATGTACCGGACGATGAAGGTTGGGACTTAGGTAAAGGTGCAAGCTTTTATCTAAATGCCACAGAAAATCCGTGGGTTGAGAATTATCAAATGCATACGTATCTAACAGAAGAACTTCCTCAAATAGTGCATAGTTTGATTCCACATTTTTCAGGAAAAGAAAGCATTATGGGACACTCAATGGGTGGACATGGAGCAATCATGATGGGATTAAAAGAACCGGGACGATTTGCTTCCATTTCAGCGTTCGCACCAATTTTAAATCCCGCAAAAGTACCTTGGGGTAAAAAAGCATTTACAGCTTATTTAGGTTCAGATGAATCTTCATGGCAAGAATGGGATTCTACAAGCTTGATTGAACAAGCAGAAAAAGTTCCGCCTATTTTAATCACACAAGGTACATCTGATAATTTTTATGATGTGCAATTGCAAGAAAGTGAATTTTTAAAAGCAGCAGGAGATAAACCTGTTTTTTATCAGTCAGAAAAAGGATACGATCATAGTTACTTTACAATTGCGACTTTTATAGAAGAGCATATCCAATTTCATGTGAATGAATTAAAAAAATAA
- a CDS encoding AI-2E family transporter, whose translation MKHLKHSKLLLWTLWVLAMVLIIYYATKISFVFQPLFVLFSTLFIPILSAGFLFYLLNPLISVMQKFKIKRSYAIILVMFLFLGGATIFIIKTFPILMNQLSDLVANSPAILSDIEIQTKDIALLSPFNNVDLDETLNQLNLSLDAFSKTILSSFTTSISSIIGAIANLTIVLITVPIVLFYMFRDGEKLQLAVTHLFPNKYQKHVFELLHQTNIVITAYISGKGLASIVVAVLIYFGFLIIGLPYTLLLAIVNGFTNLIPYIGPFIGAVPAILVALTISPTTALLVALIVLVVQQLDANFLTPKFVGKSLAIHPLTIIIILLVAGKMLGIIGIIFGVPAFAVIKTIVIYIKNTQIAEEKH comes from the coding sequence ATGAAACATCTTAAACATTCAAAATTGTTATTATGGACACTATGGGTATTAGCAATGGTGTTAATTATTTACTATGCAACTAAGATTAGCTTTGTTTTCCAACCACTATTTGTCCTATTTTCGACACTTTTTATTCCTATTTTAAGCGCTGGATTCTTATTTTACTTGTTGAACCCTTTGATTAGCGTAATGCAAAAATTCAAAATCAAACGCAGCTATGCTATTATTTTAGTAATGTTTCTATTTCTTGGGGGAGCTACTATTTTTATTATTAAAACTTTCCCCATCTTGATGAACCAACTATCCGATTTAGTTGCTAATAGTCCTGCTATTCTCTCAGATATTGAGATTCAAACGAAAGACATAGCATTACTCTCTCCATTTAATAATGTTGATTTAGACGAAACTTTAAATCAGCTAAATCTTTCACTTGATGCTTTTTCCAAAACTATCTTATCTAGTTTCACTACCAGTATTAGTTCTATCATTGGAGCTATCGCTAATTTAACAATCGTATTAATCACGGTACCAATTGTTCTCTTTTATATGTTCCGTGATGGTGAAAAATTACAATTGGCTGTGACTCATTTATTTCCCAACAAATATCAAAAACATGTCTTTGAATTGCTTCATCAGACTAACATTGTGATTACTGCTTACATCAGTGGAAAAGGCTTAGCAAGTATCGTTGTTGCTGTTTTGATATACTTTGGCTTTTTAATAATTGGATTACCTTACACCTTATTATTGGCAATTGTTAATGGATTTACTAACCTTATACCTTATATCGGTCCTTTCATTGGCGCTGTACCAGCTATTCTAGTCGCCTTAACGATCTCTCCAACAACTGCTTTATTGGTCGCCTTAATCGTATTAGTCGTTCAACAACTTGATGCTAACTTTCTGACACCGAAATTTGTTGGAAAATCATTAGCTATTCATCCCTTAACAATTATTATCATTTTATTAGTAGCTGGGAAAATGCTGGGAATTATAGGGATTATTTTCGGAGTTCCCGCTTTTGCTGTAATTAAAACAATAGTTATTTATATTAAAAATACTCAAATTGCTGAAGAAAAACATTAA
- a CDS encoding DUF368 domain-containing protein — MGYLIDFLKGIIIGIANIIPGVSGGTMAVSLDIYDRLISSISHLFKNWKDSLKTLVPILIGAVVGIVAFTYTIEFLLSSYTLPTALAFIGLILGGIPGLWKSFQNGLKKQKQTLSISHIIAFVLMFALVVIILPLLQGSGTSLTAIQLDPLSLIKLFIIGIIASATMVIPGVSGSLILMVLGYYYLIINTITIFISALRTGDMESLLPNFILLFVFGLGVLIGIFLISKAIEFLFEHYSSVTYSGILGLVIASPFAILYNTNALNDLQTSHALPFALVGLVLLILCYYGIYQLGKNEAS, encoded by the coding sequence ATGGGATATTTAATAGATTTTCTAAAAGGCATTATTATAGGAATAGCCAATATTATTCCCGGTGTAAGTGGAGGAACGATGGCTGTCTCGTTGGATATTTACGATCGATTAATTTCATCAATTAGTCATTTATTTAAAAATTGGAAAGATAGTTTAAAAACATTAGTTCCTATATTAATAGGGGCCGTTGTCGGAATAGTTGCGTTTACCTATACTATTGAGTTCTTATTGAGCTCATATACTTTGCCAACTGCCTTAGCTTTTATAGGCTTAATTTTAGGTGGTATTCCAGGTTTATGGAAATCTTTTCAAAATGGGTTAAAGAAACAAAAACAGACATTATCGATTAGTCATATTATTGCTTTTGTTCTCATGTTTGCATTAGTTGTTATTATACTCCCGTTACTTCAAGGATCAGGAACCTCTTTAACAGCCATTCAATTAGATCCATTAAGTTTAATCAAGTTATTCATAATTGGGATTATTGCATCAGCAACGATGGTCATTCCGGGAGTAAGCGGGTCGTTAATTTTAATGGTCTTAGGTTATTATTATTTAATCATCAACACTATAACAATATTTATATCTGCTTTACGAACAGGGGATATGGAGTCCCTATTGCCTAATTTTATCCTTCTGTTTGTCTTTGGTTTAGGCGTTTTGATTGGTATCTTTTTGATTAGCAAAGCGATAGAATTCTTATTCGAACATTATAGTTCAGTAACTTACAGTGGAATCTTAGGTTTAGTGATTGCTTCCCCATTTGCTATTTTGTACAATACAAATGCACTAAATGATTTACAGACCTCTCATGCATTGCCGTTCGCTTTAGTAGGTTTAGTACTATTGATCCTTTGTTATTATGGTATTTACCAGTTAGGTAAAAACGAAGCCAGTTAA
- a CDS encoding GntP family permease, which produces MLDSTIPWFAAIIGLIVAIVLILKKFNPVYSLFFGAIVGCLVGGASLVSTIDIQISGTQSVIGTAIRVLAAGMLAGVMMESGAAESIANAIVTKLGDKKAILSLALSTMIITAVEVFIPVAVLIVAPIALSVGKQTGISKIALLTALSGGGKAGNIISPNPNTIAAADGFGLNLSSVMLAGFIPALFGLATAVIVANLIKSKGEMVRDRDILKKEAKELMALGKALIAPILSIVLLLINPIGTLLKIEVLTNLKIDALYILPFASVVGTIAMGHANKISEYASSGIKRVTDTVLILIGAGAIAGLISASDLSVQVVKLIDTIGISGTFLAPISGILMGLAVGSTSTAVILATGSFGQAILDTGTSSLAASVMVHTGSIVIDSVPQGNYFHISANSMNMTIKERLKVIPYEMCVGGAMTVVATILYGFILN; this is translated from the coding sequence ATGTTAGATAGTACGATTCCATGGTTTGCAGCAATTATTGGATTGATTGTTGCAATTGTACTGATATTGAAAAAGTTCAATCCAGTATATTCTTTATTTTTTGGAGCCATCGTTGGTTGTTTAGTAGGTGGGGCTTCCTTGGTGAGTACTATTGATATTCAAATCAGTGGTACACAAAGTGTTATTGGAACCGCTATCCGCGTTCTGGCTGCGGGAATGCTTGCGGGTGTAATGATGGAATCTGGAGCGGCAGAATCCATTGCTAATGCGATTGTAACGAAACTTGGAGATAAGAAAGCTATCTTATCATTAGCTCTTTCGACAATGATCATAACGGCTGTAGAAGTATTTATTCCAGTAGCAGTTCTAATTGTTGCACCAATTGCATTATCAGTTGGAAAACAAACAGGGATTAGTAAGATTGCTTTATTAACGGCCTTATCTGGTGGAGGGAAAGCAGGAAATATTATTTCTCCTAATCCAAATACGATTGCAGCAGCAGATGGTTTTGGCTTGAATTTGAGCAGTGTGATGTTAGCTGGATTTATTCCTGCTTTATTCGGACTTGCAACAGCTGTTATTGTGGCCAATCTAATTAAAAGTAAAGGTGAAATGGTAAGAGATAGGGATATTCTTAAAAAAGAAGCAAAAGAATTAATGGCATTGGGAAAAGCGTTGATTGCGCCGATACTTTCAATTGTTCTTTTATTGATTAACCCAATTGGAACCCTACTAAAAATAGAGGTCCTCACAAATTTAAAAATTGATGCTTTATATATTCTTCCTTTTGCTTCAGTCGTAGGAACGATTGCAATGGGACATGCGAACAAAATTAGTGAATACGCTTCTTCAGGAATTAAACGGGTAACAGATACGGTACTTATTTTGATTGGAGCTGGTGCAATTGCAGGATTGATATCTGCTTCTGATTTATCTGTACAAGTTGTGAAATTAATTGACACGATAGGTATTTCTGGAACATTCTTAGCGCCAATTTCAGGTATTTTGATGGGATTAGCTGTAGGATCAACATCTACTGCTGTTATATTGGCTACTGGATCATTTGGACAAGCTATTCTAGATACAGGAACTTCTTCTTTAGCAGCATCTGTAATGGTTCACACAGGATCAATCGTTATTGATAGTGTTCCTCAAGGGAATTATTTCCATATTAGTGCAAATAGTATGAACATGACGATAAAAGAAAGATTGAAGGTTATTCCTTACGAGATGTGTGTAGGTGGGGCAATGACTGTAGTTGCAACTATTTTGTATGGATTTATTCTTAACTAA
- a CDS encoding glycerate kinase family protein, protein MVKRFVVAPDSFKESMSAKEACEAMARGIKKVFKDAEISLVPMADGGEGTVDSLVDATKGRRINVEVSGPIPEGKVTAYFGILGDNKTAVIEMAKANGIELLPKERRNPLITSTYGTGELIKAALDHGVEKIIIGIGGSVTNDGGAGMAEALGVKFLDGNGQSIPQGGGSLNQLVSIDTAELDPRIKEIEIEVASDVTNPLTGEHGAAHVFGPQKGATPEMVEQLDSNLKHYAHIIQKDVQKSIEHLPGAGAAGGLGAGLLAFTNATLRPGIDIVIEINQLEEQIAEADFIFTGEGGMDFQTKFGKAPYGVAKVAKQYQKPVFACAGYIGKDVEVLYDEGITAIFGILSKAKSIDEALKNGESNLERTCENIARILFLTSEQK, encoded by the coding sequence ATGGTAAAAAGATTTGTTGTTGCACCAGATTCGTTCAAGGAAAGTATGAGCGCAAAAGAAGCCTGTGAAGCGATGGCTAGAGGAATCAAAAAAGTATTTAAGGATGCAGAAATCAGTCTTGTTCCAATGGCTGATGGAGGCGAAGGAACGGTTGATTCATTAGTGGATGCAACAAAAGGAAGGCGAATCAATGTTGAAGTGTCTGGTCCGATTCCTGAGGGAAAAGTAACGGCCTACTTTGGTATTTTAGGCGATAATAAAACGGCTGTCATTGAAATGGCAAAAGCAAATGGGATAGAATTATTACCAAAAGAGCGTCGAAACCCATTGATCACTTCTACGTATGGTACTGGAGAATTGATTAAAGCGGCTCTAGATCACGGTGTAGAAAAAATCATTATCGGAATTGGCGGTAGTGTAACGAATGATGGCGGGGCTGGGATGGCCGAAGCATTGGGTGTGAAGTTTTTAGACGGAAACGGACAATCGATTCCTCAAGGAGGAGGTTCTTTAAATCAATTAGTATCAATCGATACTGCTGAATTAGATCCTCGAATAAAAGAAATCGAAATTGAAGTGGCTAGCGATGTTACAAACCCATTGACTGGAGAGCATGGGGCTGCTCATGTATTTGGTCCTCAAAAAGGAGCTACTCCAGAAATGGTGGAACAATTAGACTCTAATTTAAAACACTACGCGCATATCATTCAAAAAGATGTTCAAAAATCTATTGAACATCTACCAGGGGCTGGAGCAGCAGGTGGGCTAGGCGCTGGTTTGTTAGCCTTTACAAATGCCACACTACGACCTGGAATTGATATAGTCATTGAGATCAATCAATTAGAGGAACAGATTGCTGAAGCTGATTTTATTTTTACTGGTGAAGGTGGCATGGATTTTCAAACTAAATTCGGAAAAGCGCCATATGGGGTCGCAAAAGTTGCGAAACAGTATCAAAAACCTGTCTTTGCTTGTGCTGGTTATATTGGAAAAGATGTTGAGGTGCTATATGATGAGGGGATAACGGCTATTTTTGGGATTCTCTCAAAAGCCAAATCAATTGACGAAGCTTTGAAGAATGGCGAATCAAATCTAGAACGAACATGTGAAAATATTGCTCGAATCTTATTCTTAACCAGTGAACAGAAATAA
- a CDS encoding CdaR family transcriptional regulator: MLTNSQASLIVSKLMEDIPYNINIMNELGIIIASGDSNRIGTSHRAAERAIKEKKIIEVYRDTHLEKKGTNEPIIYEGTIIGVVGITGDPNEVRPFTKIVKTVSLLLIEELNIYKQKEENRVAKNNLLKQIIRSEGMYTESLKKEANEKYDLELGQPYYGVFAEKKEILRAIASKKELFEWSGGFIIFVETIDSLKTTTKEFVVVSSSEKNIGQILQDIKQTYAILSFLNTKKDGVNKTDSCYLANLFSSSLPPNQELLNKIKEVAPEYVETLISFAQNNKSISDTSLELHIHRNTLNYRIQKIEELTGKNPRVWYELWELFYHFAYFSLNN; this comes from the coding sequence GTGTTAACGAATAGTCAGGCTAGTCTAATCGTCAGTAAACTTATGGAAGATATTCCTTACAATATCAATATTATGAATGAATTAGGTATTATTATTGCAAGTGGTGACAGTAATCGTATTGGAACTTCTCATAGAGCAGCTGAACGAGCAATCAAAGAAAAGAAGATCATAGAGGTTTACCGAGATACGCATTTAGAGAAAAAAGGGACAAATGAGCCTATAATCTATGAAGGCACTATCATTGGAGTAGTCGGAATTACAGGCGACCCTAATGAAGTTCGTCCATTCACAAAAATTGTTAAAACGGTTTCGCTACTCCTTATTGAAGAATTGAATATTTATAAACAAAAAGAAGAGAATAGAGTGGCAAAGAATAACCTTTTGAAACAAATTATCCGGTCAGAAGGGATGTATACAGAATCGTTAAAAAAAGAAGCAAATGAAAAATACGATTTAGAATTGGGGCAACCTTATTATGGTGTTTTTGCTGAAAAGAAGGAAATACTGAGAGCAATTGCGTCTAAGAAAGAATTGTTTGAATGGTCTGGAGGTTTTATTATTTTTGTGGAAACCATTGATTCATTAAAAACAACTACTAAAGAATTTGTTGTTGTGAGTTCTAGTGAAAAAAATATCGGTCAAATTCTTCAAGATATCAAACAGACATATGCAATACTCTCTTTTTTAAACACAAAGAAAGATGGAGTCAATAAAACAGATAGCTGCTATTTAGCCAATTTATTCTCATCTTCTCTTCCTCCTAACCAAGAACTGTTGAATAAGATAAAGGAAGTGGCACCGGAATATGTAGAAACACTCATTAGTTTCGCGCAAAATAATAAAAGCATCAGTGATACTTCGCTAGAACTTCATATCCATAGAAATACATTGAATTATAGAATCCAAAAAATTGAAGAATTAACTGGAAAAAATCCTCGAGTTTGGTATGAATTATGGGAGTTGTTTTATCATTTTGCTTATTTCTCTCTAAATAATTAA
- a CDS encoding VOC family protein: MITGVEIDFVVKDSKAALEEYSSIFEVVIVEATDFKVGNNEAVFTIYGTRFHMLDENPEYQLFAPKEDSNQSFWFNVVVPNIQVVFDKAVAAGATVIQPITKMEEMGISNAMFLDSFGYVWMLHEIHQEVSFEDRVKILSEDFE, from the coding sequence ATGATCACAGGAGTTGAAATTGATTTTGTTGTAAAAGATAGTAAAGCAGCTTTGGAAGAGTACAGCTCCATTTTTGAGGTTGTAATAGTTGAGGCAACAGATTTTAAAGTAGGAAACAACGAAGCAGTTTTCACAATTTATGGTACTCGTTTCCACATGCTCGATGAAAATCCTGAATACCAATTGTTTGCACCAAAAGAAGATAGTAACCAATCATTTTGGTTTAATGTAGTGGTACCCAATATTCAAGTAGTATTTGATAAAGCAGTTGCTGCAGGAGCAACAGTTATTCAACCAATTACAAAAATGGAGGAAATGGGTATTTCAAATGCAATGTTTTTAGACAGCTTTGGTTATGTTTGGATGCTGCACGAAATCCATCAAGAAGTATCTTTTGAAGATCGTGTGAAAATATTAAGCGAAGATTTTGAATAA
- a CDS encoding LLM class flavin-dependent oxidoreductase — MRLSVLDQAPITSGNTAADALAKAEELAILADELGYTRMWMAEHHGTNGFASSAPEITAAHLAAKTKNIRIGTGGVMMMHYSPLKLAEVFKTLSAFSPGRIDFGVGRAPGGDNNSIYALSEGRQPMLDNMYEKFDTALKLINDEVPEERIYTRTIATPSHIQLPEAWLLGSSGSSARKAAQMGVGYSFAQFFMGGMTKDILDEYKVNFQPSAFMDKPYINVAYLVTTAETREEAEYEAKPQDIARLLMRKGQMGQLLTPEEAQYYPLTEIDQLTIKQGRELHLVGTPKEIAAKLLEDQEKYGFDEAMICSIPHSQEKRLDVYRLLAKELLNK, encoded by the coding sequence GTGAGATTAAGTGTCTTAGATCAAGCACCTATTACAAGTGGAAATACAGCTGCAGATGCTTTAGCAAAAGCTGAAGAACTAGCTATTTTAGCGGATGAATTAGGGTACACACGTATGTGGATGGCAGAGCACCATGGAACAAATGGTTTTGCAAGTTCAGCTCCTGAAATCACTGCAGCTCATTTAGCGGCAAAAACAAAAAATATTCGAATCGGCACAGGTGGAGTCATGATGATGCATTATTCACCTTTGAAATTAGCGGAAGTTTTTAAAACGTTAAGTGCTTTTTCGCCAGGACGAATCGATTTTGGAGTAGGTCGTGCTCCAGGTGGCGATAATAATTCTATTTATGCTCTATCAGAAGGTCGTCAGCCGATGTTGGACAATATGTATGAAAAATTCGATACCGCATTAAAATTAATCAATGATGAAGTACCTGAAGAACGAATATACACCCGAACAATTGCTACTCCTTCACATATTCAGTTGCCTGAAGCTTGGCTACTTGGTTCGAGCGGCAGCAGTGCGCGGAAGGCAGCCCAAATGGGAGTAGGTTATTCGTTTGCTCAATTCTTTATGGGTGGAATGACAAAAGATATCTTGGATGAATACAAAGTTAATTTTCAACCCTCTGCATTTATGGACAAACCATACATCAATGTAGCGTATCTTGTTACAACAGCTGAAACTAGAGAAGAAGCAGAATATGAAGCTAAACCACAAGATATTGCACGTCTATTGATGAGAAAAGGCCAGATGGGTCAATTGTTGACGCCTGAAGAAGCACAATATTATCCTTTAACCGAAATTGATCAATTAACAATAAAACAAGGACGTGAATTGCATTTAGTAGGTACACCAAAAGAAATCGCTGCAAAATTATTAGAAGATCAAGAAAAATATGGTTTTGATGAAGCGATGATCTGCAGTATTCCCCATTCACAAGAAAAACGCTTAGATGTGTATCGTTTATTAGCCAAAGAATTACTAAACAAATAA
- a CDS encoding amino acid ABC transporter ATP-binding protein, whose amino-acid sequence MIKLQNVNKYFGDHHVLKDVNLEVAEGEKVVIIGPSGSGKSTTVRCMNFLEEPTTGEVYIDGNQITEKNKLEMVRNSSAMVFQQFNLYPHMTVLGNLTIGPMKLQNKSKKEAEELAYRYLDIVGLREKATAYPSTLSGGQQQRVAIARSLCSEKKIILFDEPTSALDPETVQEVLDVMIKLSSMNITMVVVTHEMGFAKQVADRVIFMDNGTILEVGPPEHFFENPTHERTKEFLSKILR is encoded by the coding sequence TTGATCAAGCTACAGAATGTAAATAAATATTTCGGCGACCATCATGTACTAAAAGATGTTAATTTAGAGGTGGCTGAAGGTGAAAAAGTCGTTATCATAGGCCCTTCTGGTTCTGGAAAAAGTACCACAGTTAGATGCATGAATTTTCTTGAGGAACCTACGACAGGAGAAGTCTATATAGATGGCAATCAAATAACAGAAAAAAACAAATTAGAGATGGTACGAAATTCTTCTGCAATGGTCTTTCAACAGTTTAATCTTTATCCGCATATGACGGTGTTAGGAAATCTGACAATTGGTCCTATGAAATTACAGAATAAATCAAAAAAAGAAGCAGAAGAACTAGCTTATCGGTATCTAGATATCGTAGGTTTACGAGAAAAAGCAACAGCATACCCTTCAACACTCTCAGGAGGTCAACAGCAAAGAGTCGCTATTGCCAGGTCGCTCTGTTCTGAAAAGAAAATCATTCTATTCGATGAACCTACATCTGCTTTAGATCCAGAGACGGTTCAAGAAGTATTGGACGTGATGATTAAGTTATCAAGCATGAATATTACAATGGTCGTTGTGACCCATGAAATGGGTTTTGCTAAACAAGTAGCAGATCGTGTCATTTTTATGGATAATGGAACCATTTTAGAAGTAGGACCGCCAGAACACTTTTTTGAAAACCCAACTCATGAAAGAACAAAAGAATTTTTAAGCAAAATTTTAAGATAA
- a CDS encoding transporter substrate-binding domain-containing protein has translation MKKRNLLATVILSSVLFLGACSSDEGSKTEADTPKGSDQVTIESIKEAGVLKVGVKEDVPNFGLKNTDTGEIEGFEIDIAKKIAEDILGDPDAIELTPVTAKTRGPLLDNGEVDMVIATFTVTEERKETYNFSDAYYEDAVGLLVKKDKNYEGLKDMDGANVGVAQSSTTSEAIASEAEQYDITLDFSEYATYPEIKAALDSGRVDAFSVDRSILAGYLDDSTEILPDRFAMQDYGIATKKTNTELAEHVNELITTWGEDDTLNGLVTEWGLSE, from the coding sequence ATGAAAAAAAGAAACTTATTAGCAACAGTTATTTTATCTAGTGTATTATTTTTAGGTGCTTGTTCTTCAGATGAAGGTTCAAAAACAGAAGCAGACACACCAAAAGGATCGGATCAAGTAACAATTGAATCAATCAAAGAAGCCGGCGTTTTAAAAGTAGGAGTAAAAGAAGACGTTCCAAACTTTGGGCTGAAGAATACAGATACAGGAGAAATAGAAGGATTTGAAATTGATATTGCTAAAAAGATAGCTGAAGATATTTTAGGCGATCCGGATGCCATTGAGTTAACGCCGGTTACAGCCAAAACACGGGGTCCATTATTGGATAATGGCGAAGTTGATATGGTTATTGCTACTTTTACAGTTACTGAAGAGCGTAAAGAAACCTATAATTTCTCAGATGCGTATTATGAAGATGCAGTTGGCTTATTAGTGAAAAAAGACAAAAACTATGAAGGGTTAAAAGATATGGATGGAGCTAATGTAGGTGTGGCACAAAGTTCTACAACATCAGAAGCCATCGCTTCAGAAGCTGAACAATATGATATCACATTGGACTTTTCAGAATATGCTACTTATCCAGAAATTAAAGCAGCGTTAGACTCAGGCCGCGTAGATGCATTTAGTGTAGACAGATCTATTTTGGCTGGCTATTTAGATGATTCAACTGAAATCTTACCAGATCGTTTCGCAATGCAAGATTATGGAATTGCAACGAAGAAAACAAATACGGAGTTAGCAGAGCATGTAAATGAGTTGATCACTACTTGGGGAGAAGATGATACTCTTAATGGATTGGTTACAGAGTGGGGATTGAGTGAATAA
- a CDS encoding amino acid ABC transporter permease, with product MKSTNPFALWRWEDLFQNLDNFSSGFLRTLQVAILALVLSLVIGIVIGILSTALNFILRSIARVYVEIFQNIPLVIQIFFMYNGLAMAGLVLSEFTIGVVGVGLYHGAYIGEVVRAGILSVPKGQQEAAYAQGFSYTQTMRYIILPQMVKGILPPLTNQAVNLIKNTSVLAIIAGADLMYAADSYASFSLNYGPSYVIAGLLYFILCFPLATFSRKYEEKLKKNDSLVVNIPEVME from the coding sequence ATGAAAAGTACAAATCCATTCGCTCTTTGGAGATGGGAGGACCTATTTCAAAACCTTGATAATTTTAGTTCTGGATTTTTAAGAACACTCCAAGTGGCCATCTTAGCATTAGTTTTGTCTTTGGTAATCGGAATCGTGATCGGAATACTGTCAACTGCCCTCAATTTCATTCTACGTTCGATCGCACGAGTATATGTCGAAATTTTTCAAAACATCCCTCTTGTTATTCAAATCTTCTTTATGTATAACGGATTAGCAATGGCAGGATTGGTCTTGAGCGAGTTTACGATTGGGGTAGTAGGGGTTGGTTTGTATCATGGAGCTTATATTGGCGAAGTAGTACGCGCGGGTATTTTATCTGTTCCTAAAGGTCAGCAAGAAGCTGCGTATGCACAGGGATTCAGCTATACACAAACTATGCGCTACATCATATTGCCTCAAATGGTTAAGGGTATTTTGCCTCCGTTAACCAATCAAGCGGTCAATTTAATAAAAAATACTTCTGTATTGGCTATTATAGCAGGAGCAGACTTAATGTATGCAGCAGACTCTTATGCTTCATTTAGCTTGAATTACGGACCGTCTTATGTGATTGCAGGATTGCTTTACTTCATTCTCTGTTTCCCACTGGCTACGTTCTCAAGAAAATACGAAGAGAAACTAAAAAAGAATGATTCCTTAGTTGTGAATATTCCGGAGGTGATGGAATGA
- a CDS encoding amino acid ABC transporter permease has translation MINSIQTVFTRPNVLFLLDGLKTTLLISLCVVILSIVFGTFLGLVRNYEKMFFGKIAGFYIELFRNTPLLLWMLGCAFLIPGSTIVVKASIALFLYTAAVVAEIVRGGLNSIPKGQFEAAHSQGFSFFQTLVYIILPQTFKKIIPSLLSQVITTIKDTSFLAGLGIMEFTRSGQVILGKVTKTSEVFLIYGFLAVVYFIICFALSVLVRNWHKKNSENV, from the coding sequence ATGATAAACTCCATACAAACCGTTTTTACGCGGCCTAATGTATTGTTCTTGTTAGATGGGTTAAAGACTACTTTGTTGATTTCTTTATGTGTGGTGATTCTTTCAATTGTGTTTGGAACATTCTTAGGGTTGGTCAGAAACTATGAAAAGATGTTTTTCGGGAAAATAGCTGGATTTTACATCGAATTATTCCGTAATACCCCATTATTACTATGGATGCTCGGTTGTGCTTTCTTGATACCAGGAAGTACGATAGTAGTGAAAGCCTCCATAGCACTGTTTCTTTATACAGCTGCAGTAGTAGCAGAAATTGTGCGTGGCGGATTAAACTCGATACCGAAAGGACAATTTGAAGCTGCTCATTCTCAAGGATTTTCATTTTTTCAAACATTAGTGTATATCATTTTGCCGCAAACCTTCAAAAAAATCATTCCTTCTTTATTGTCGCAAGTGATTACAACTATTAAAGATACGTCATTTCTTGCTGGACTAGGAATCATGGAATTTACACGAAGTGGCCAAGTTATTTTAGGAAAAGTAACAAAAACTTCTGAAGTGTTTTTGATTTATGGTTTCTTAGCAGTTGTTTATTTTATTATTTGCTTCGCATTGTCGGTTTTAGTAAGGAACTGGCATAAAAAAAATTCTGAAAATGTATAG